The genomic segment TGCCACAGAAGCCtaggcatagacacacacacacacacacacacacacacacacacacacacacacacacacacacacacacacacacacacacacacacacacacacacacacacacacacacacacacacacacacacacacagaaaaacacatggacacacacacggacagggaaacacacacagaaaaggacacacacacagacacatggacacacacacacagacagccacagacacagacacaaatacacacacgttaTTAAGTGTGAAACACACATGGGCGACTTCACAGTTCACAGTATGTGAGTGTTTGATTCAGGAGGGTCCAGCCCCAAATCCTTACCCATCTTCCTCCAGAAGTTCTCCTTGTAGTACACCATGCACTTGATGACCGAGCCCATGGGCACGCGGTTGATCAGCTGGTTCCTGAGCGGCGGCAGCGCGGGGTTAAAGTGCATCTTCAGGTTGAGGGCTGGGGGCGTGGCCACGATCACATAATTACCCTGGGAGGAAgacgcaaccacacacaagcacagacaaacagacacacgtatacacacatttaaaaacacacccacatgcacatataaacacacacacacacagacacaaacgccaATGCAGAGTCAGCCACATCATTTCTTAAGGATTAAATTGACCCCTAGGTGGCAGCAGAGGGCAATGTAAATTTAATGTAAACGTGTGCTGGCTGAAGACGGCCACTAGGAGACCATTACAATGCTCATTCAGCTATTCACAAGACAAGATGGTGTAAAACCTCTGCAACCCTGATCCtgacgacctctgacctcactccTTTGTCGGGGTCCGCTGACATCGACGTGACAGTCATGTGACGCTACTTACCAGCAGACCTGCCGGCTTCCTGCCTCTTCACTCCTAGAGGCCCATGTAGCACTGCTGGTCAGTGTTACTTGCTACTACTGCAAAACATACTCTAAATATAGGCCTTTGAGAGTGACCTTGTTTCAGCGTTAACACTAACCCTATGccctcacgtgtgtgtgtgtgtgtgtgtgtgtgtgtgtgtgtgtgtgtgtgtgtgtgtgtgtgtgtgtgtgtgtgtgtgtgtgtgtgtgtgtgtgtgtgtgtgtgtgtgtgtgtgtgtgtgtgtgtgtgtgtgtgcaccagtgCTGCTACTCACCTGTGGGACTCGGACTCGGTCTCAACCAGGGCCCAAAGTTAACATCTGCCCCCATCCCGTTActgattttctttctttcttcaattTGATTCAACCAGAactcatttatttatctttttcaacTTTTGGTATATAGCTTTCAAAGGTTTGTAAAGGGTCAGTGTCTTGAAAAGCGCTTCAAATAAAACGTGTTATTATTGACCGTCCGCAAGTCACCAAAGGATGAATAAGGAAAAAGATTTGCTAACTGACACCTTAGTTGCTGTTTGTTATTGACTGCTTTTAAGGTGTCACGAGCACCGCTGGGGATTCCCGCTATGATCATTAGAGGCTGGTACTAGATGTGCCCTCTCTGCATGATAAACACCATGCTAGCTCTAACTCACTCACCATGTAGGTCCGATGGTCCAGCGTCTCCACAGCCACCAGGACGCCGCTCTGGTCGATGCCGCAGACAGGTGACTGCAGAAGCACCTGGTCGCCCAGCTCTCTGGCCATGCTTTCGCTGATCTGGCCGGAGCCCCCCACAAACTTCCTCTCCTGCCGGGAAGAGAagctgattggttggttggttggggtgtgtgtgtgtgtgtgtgtgtgtgtgtgtgtgtgtgtgtgtgtgtgtgtgtgtgtgtgtgtgtgtgtgtgtgtgtgtgtgtgtgtgtgtgtgtgtgtgtgtgtgtgtgtgtgtgtgtgtgtgtgtgtgtgtgtgtgtgtgtgtgctgcctcACTCTATGGACCAAAATCCAGTTATTAAAAGTTATTCTATAAAAGATATATCTTttacatatttaaaaatataagCGGAAATAGTTTCCATGCAAACAGCAATAACTACAATGTACAGATACACAACTCCTGCTGGGCCAGAGAACGTTATCTGAATGCTTTCCCACATTGAGTGGCGCCTGTTTGTTTCAACCAGCAAAACTCTTCCTAACAGGAAATGACACAGGATGCTTGACATGTTCTACTCATCCATACTCATCAACAACCCCCCACCAGCACCCCTTTCCCCATGGCAACAGGAACACTCAGCCTTTTAAAGTATTGCAGAAGAATGACCTCTCCCCAGGGCTCCAAGAAGACAGCCATTGTTAGGGTAATGCTGTGCTGATTTAAAGAGGGTTGGGGGTGGAtgtccatctatctatatatctatatatctatcaactatctatctatctatctatctatctatctatctatctatctatctatctatctatccatatcTATGGGATCCAGGCAGAGAAAAAGACAGGGACAATAACAAAGTGTATATGCACTCACTGGCAGGCACcaagcgcatgcacacacccacacccacacccacacacccacacacccacacccacacacacctgtcctccgttgCTGGTGGAGAAGATCCTCATGATGCCTCCACACTGCTTGATgtaccagaggaaccagagggcGGACACCTCGTGGGGCTCCGACGTCACGTTGGCGTTGACGAAGAGCGTGGCGAACCGGCGGGCGGTtctgaggggggtgggggggggggtcaaaggtcagctccTCTGTCTTTGAGCGTTTGGCTTATTTAGGAAAACGAGCCGCACCGCGGACATGTCGTTAAAGGAGACATGTTATACCACCGGGCGTGCGTGTGATCAGCCGTGACAGGcccgacatcacaagtgggcgtgtccacctggatgtgtgctggatggatcaggctaccagcctacccagtggactgtggcaaacgttgctcctctatccgtcatacatctaggtggacacgcccacttgtgatgtcagaagaggcagatgtTCAAAACGTCTTGTAcagcacctggtggtataatatgtctcctttaaggagcaggtaggagggaGAAGAACCCGGGTTCGATCTCAAGATGTCCGAAGCTCCACTTGTAGGCTTTGGACATCCGATATtgaaacccagtacctttccaCTCTGAGGCAAAAACTACAACCACGAGACTATCCTGCCACGAGGTCGGAGATCGGAGGTCTTAAGAGTGGGTTTGGGATGTTCCCGTTAGGGCTGTGCGATTAATTTAATTTTGATTACCATATTTCAATTTTAGCGCCAAATGATCAAGAAACTAATAATATCGAgttgaaaccttttttttttatattcattgaaATTGAAGAACAGTTGGatatatgtatttgtacattattttcgattcgaacatttttcatttgaacattttgtATACTTTTTACAGGGGaattttcaaagttctcagtcgCAAAGTGcatttttggagagaaatgctgaaaaatggcatcatgttttcaaactaaaAAAAACTATCGCTGgaataatcgtgattacaaTATTGACCTAAACAAtcctgattatgattttttttccccATAATCGAGGAGCCCTGGTTCCCGCCCACTAGGCAGTGTGCTAACGGGCCCAGAGAGCCACGTCACGCCGCTGCTACCTGGTCCAGCAGAGCTTCTTGAAGAGCGTCTCCATGCTCATCTTGTCCCACTCCTCGGCATGGGGAGCCCTCCAAGGAGCCTCCCGGGGAATCTGGCAACCGCAAAGCACAGAGGGAGACGTGGGGGTGAAACCACTGAAGGGTTGGCAACAATAAAGGACTCTGGCCGTCGGTACGGAGGGGGTCCTCCATGGCCTACCTCCAGCCCCATCTCGTCCATCTTCTTGAACAGGTTGTTCAAGTCCATTAATGCCAGGGGGTTCCACATGGTGGGGAAAGTACCCTTGAAGCCATGACTCTTTCCCTGTTGAGCACAACGGAAAAATAACCATCATCGGTGTGGGCATCGTCATCCGTCGTCGTGTTCATCATCGCCGCCGTTGCCATCAGcattgacatcatcatcatcaacatcttaATTCTGAACGGTACCAACGAACCGAGAGGGATACTTAAACGCTACTAGAGAATTACAATGTAGCCACACAGCGGTGGGCCGCCACTAGTAACAGTTATTAGTTACTAGTTATTAGTTAACACTAATAGATTATTCATTAATAGTTCCTGCCATTTTAACAATCTTATCTTTGTAAAGATTGACAAACGCTGTTTGTGAATTGTAAACTCCTTTGAGCTTGACCCTGATTGACTTATTTCTCAAGCCAGCCAAAGATTTTACTGATGTCATTGGAGGTGAACCCAGGGCAAATAGAAAGGGATAAAGCTTTGATAGCTTTTGAACCCATGGCAGTAAAGGTTTATagggggtatatatatatagaacatgATGAAGCACATTTCGACTTAAGAGATTTGAACCATATATTATCGTCATTGTAAATGAAAGGTAGTATTTGTTTATTATGGTTTCCCCGGAAGTGTTCAGTGTTAAAAGTCCAAACCCATTCATTTAGCAGCGACAAGACAATGGTCAACGGTATTATTAACTAGTTTCTTTGTTCAGTTTCTCTCTCTACGCACAAAGGCCTGTGCATGGGCGAGGGTGAGATGGCTTTACTAGTTTATCGCTGATATTTGCACACATCTTAGTGGCTCTGTAAATGTGTTTGCCTTGAGGCTTCAAGGAAGACAAAATCAGGTCATTCGGTTGCTGAATTAGGTGAATAAACAGGACGCGTAAAGTAACATTGTGCTAGGTACCAGGCTCTTTGATCTGAGGAGAAATCCTCGGAAATTCAGTTATTCTGCCTTGGCTATTGTCTGGCTTTATGTGTATAGCTTTCAAGAAAGAACCTGGTCATCCTAATCTAAGCTCAGTAATGCCCGCTGTTGGAGATGGAGCAACAGGACTGTCGCCATGGCAATGGTGGTGGAGTGaaaaggtagagggagagacggcgagagagacagcgacagagacagagagagagagagccccccccctccccgcctgcCACCCTCTCTTCGATACCTTCTCAATCGCTAATACCTGCTACAGCGTTTAATATAAGGGCCCCTTATCTCGGCCCGATAGGAACACCTCATTAGTAGAGAAGCAGCTGCAGACCAAATGGCGGCATCTGTCTATTAGGCAGTAGTTTGCTGATAAGGGAAACCAGGCCTTGCCTTTTTTTCGGATTACGGTCCGCTATAGAAAAGCTGATTAGCTCCAAGGCTTGCGTGGAGGATGCTAACCCTAATTACACAATGCCTGCGTCCCACGTGCGCCAGCTATGGATACTTGAGTGCTGCCGTGGTTGACATGGGAACCAGGGTCACGCGTGTGCTCCGTGCTGTGATTTCCCTGCTTTGTATGTTGAAGGAGAACACCGCTACGATCATGGGGAAACCTGTTCCGTGTGTTTACGTATGGGTGCGTCCGAACGGGTCCATATCGGCTAGTGTTGAGCTTGAACGGAATGCCGTCCGGGCTTTTAAATGAGCTAATGCTCCCACtttgaacaaacacacagtcgTATGAATCAGGGTGTACTTCATGGCGAACACTCCAAGTGAACAAGCTGGTCAGTGAAATGGCAAGCGCTCACGGTGGGTGAATTGAGCCTAAGTTTATGTTTTTCAGCTTCGGATGCCTAAGCAATCAAAGGTTCCTCAGAAAATCATGATAGTGTGATAGTGTATTAACAGCTTGCTTGATTAACTTAATGCCGGGCTATATTTTTAGATTCTTGGCCAACCTCTCTGTTGCTTGATCATATTTAGCTGATCAGGTAACAGAGGCGTGACAGCTGCCTCGCACTACCCTGGAAATATATGCCAGTGAGACTAAAGGCTGATGAATAAACAAACTCTGCTCGTTGTTCTACCAATATAGAGATAACACTAAAATGGTTAGAAACCAAAACCAGTGGACACACTTCTTCTCACTCTGGAGTACTCACCCATGAAGATGGACTCACAATGATCTTTCCATGCATTGACAAACACAGGCcatcacagagacagagacagacacatgcacgaCTGCAAGCACACAAGCctgaacacgcacacgcacacatttttgaCAGAACCAGATATGGGTGAACAGTGTTTGATGAGCAATGCTGCCATGgaaaccgtgtgtgtgcgtgcgtgcgtgcgtgcgtgcgtgcgtgcgtgcgtgtgtgtgtgtgtgtgtgtgtttatctgtgtgtgtgtctggttcttGGAGCTAGTTCTCTGATGTGAATGTTTATCTGTGTGCGTCTTTGGAAAGAGGTTAGAAAGATGGATGTGAGGGGGATGGCCCCGCTTTACTAACAGACTGCCCCTCTCACCAAATAGAAACATCTCTCTGGGGGCTACGTAGGCTAGGCTGCTAGTTCCTCTGGCAGAGCACCAAGCGTGTAACCCCCTTTCCCTGGCCTGCATGCTAGTAGCATTCCAAGCGCCACCAAAGTGGCCAGAGTCAATAATACGTTAAAACCTGGACGTGAAAACAAGAAATGTAGAAATGTTCCCACACAATCTGCCCTTATTCCATGCTCTGATTTACAGTCACATGGAAAATCAAATGATAGCCTGAATATCGTCTGTTCTGACCTTAGAACAAGGCCGCCACTGTTTTAATGAAATAGATATGCATTGTTAATGATACCTTTATGGATATAGTGAGTTATTTGATAGGACTAGGCCGTACAAACTTGTTCCCGTCCGtaagaaaataaacatcaaaTCCAACGAGGAACTGTCTGGTCTTGTTTCAGTTTACTATTCCACTGCTCTGGTGCAGCGGTGTATAAGTAAGTTAGGATATAGAGTCAGGGTATCCATAAGGTCTGAGCAGCTAATCGAATCTCTTAAGTACAGCCGTGCAGCGGGCTCCATGAGATACGGAGGCCGGGGGGCCAGGCCGCCCAGGAGGAGAGATCAGGGCCCGCTGCGCCCCTTCTAGGTTTCTCCCCGTCTCCTTCCCACCACTCGGAGGAGCCAAAACAGCATTAGGTGCCGACCGTGGGCTACGATCGGTATCTCCGGGTCACTAATGCTTTGGAGTGCTGGGGGGAGTGGCTGGTTATGAACCATGTGCTCTCTgacccacaaacacatgtgtTTCAATGTCAATGATTGtgcttcatgtttttttttggggtgatTGTAAATAACTAAGGCGTTTATTCTTCATTTGTACCAGTCGCGCCTGCCAGCTTTAAAACAAATAACATTCATATTTGTTATTATTGGAATTTTTCGTATTCTTCTTAACCCTCACCCGAACCTTAACCCTTTTAAGAAAGCAGTATATCCAGTTTTACAGTACGTAAATGTCCTGCTTGCTCACAACTGCCTAGGGTCAGTTTACTGACCTAAAGACTAGTATCACGTGTCCGACCCTCCACCCTCACGTGTTAGCCAATAAAAGGCACAGCcatgcatctcctgtgccctgCGACATGGCCTATTATGTACTCGAAGGGGTCAATTTTTATCACGGCACCCAAGGCCGCCCCTGGGAGTCTAATCTTATGTATGACGACATACCGAAAGTTGGTCTAAATCAAGAGCGACACCCAAAATCTGATGTCGTCCGTGTTTCTGGGATACTCACTTGATAGTGGTGCAGTAGATTCTCCTCCTCGTTGACCTTGTAGGTGTCAATGCCATATTCTTTAGCCAATCGCAAAATGCGGTTCTGAGTTGGGCCGACGTAGGCCCCGCCCAGATCAACATATTTGGCCTCCCTGTTCTGTGAGACGCACCGGGAAAGCAAACACAACCAGAAGCAGCTGTTAATAATTTGGCCCAAACTTAGTTTTTTTTGGGCGATTtttgcatgtctgtgttttGTACCCTAACGGTGAAGGTCCTTCCACCGACGCGATCTCTGGCCTCCAGAACCAATGGATTGAGCCCGCTTTCTTTCAACAGCTTGGCAGCACTCAGGCCTGTAGGAAGACGCAGAACATGGACTTAAAACACATACAGGTCTAACCGACTGCTATCTTAAGACAAGTAGACCCAGAACACTGCTTCGGAACACATACAGGTCAACTTTCACTGCGGCTTTAAGACAGGCATGGACAGAACACGGACCAGACACTGATGGTGAGCGATTCAACCTAAAAATAGATAAAGGAAGATCTCCAAACATGTTCAATGGAAATTTTGAAGCCTCCCGGGGAAGGTTCAAAGATAAACGTTTGTTGCCATTACCTAATGCACTTGGCTTTAACTGTGACTAAAGCCAATTCCTCAGGCATTCCACGGCCGAGGTTAGCTCGGGTGTCAATGTTTAAGGGAAGCAGCTTAAGTTCAGAGCATGTATCTGGAATCAAACAGTAACATACTGTGAACCGCCTAATAGGAAACCCTGTTTACCCAGAAAAGACCCCAGAAGTTTAGTTTGAGGGTGCTTTCACAACTTTGGTTTTAATCTAATCCAGAAGCGTTTCCCTCAATAGTTTGGTTCATTTGGGGTGGTGTAAACGCTCATTGGACTCTGGTGCAGAGCAAACTGAAGAGGAACGGGGGTCTGTCTCCGCTTCAAAGTTGACTGTGGTTCGGTTTCGCTTAGAAGTGGGAATGGGGGCCGACCAAAGTACAGGAAGGGATCAAAAAACAATGCATTATGGGTTGAATGTAGGACAATATGCCGCACACAAGAAATATAATAAACACATTCATCCGAGTATACGCAAACTTTGGATTAAAACGGGTCATGGTCCAGAGTGGTTTCATCAGGAGGTTAGTGCCTAAAAATATGGTTGGACGACTTAAGAAATCATATTGAAAACAAGTTTAGTTGTTTGCCTCACAAAGTCCAGCCAGAGGACCCCCTTTTCAGGAGTTAGAGCACTGGGGAATTTAGGAGGTGGGAGCTGAATGCTTTCCTAACAGAGCAACCAGATGACCGAGTCATGAGACGACCACCAGGTCCATGTCTGTCCCCTCACTGACTGCTGTTCATCCTCTCAGAACATACCAGGAGACACTGAGAGACAGCGTCCGAGCACTGTGTGTCAATAGTGCTGCTTCCCATGGGAAAGGATCGAGCTTGTACATTACATAACACAAATATCAACAAGCTGTGGGTTCTGCCGCTGGTTGGTTTCTGCGTAGGACAACCCCAGGCTAAACTCCTAATCACCGGGAGGCCTTTAAAGTAAACAAAGGTAAAATCCAAGAACGAAAAGAATGTCGTGGTTGGTTTCGGAAAATGTCTCTCATTAATAACTACAAGTCTCCTATACAAAAacaagagagagtgaaagtgtTTATCCGTGGGTTGAGCAAGCAGTTGCTGGCTGTCTATCCGTTCCCTGTCCCAGCATGCAGAATCCTGCTGGCAGGGGAACTACTCACAACTAAAAGAGGCCTTGAATGATTTCTTCCATTGGCACACTCATAGCTAGGGTGACCGCGCGTGCGCGCACAGCGTTTTGAAGCCCAAACATGCGTCCCGCAAATTGAGACTGTGTCACGTGAAATCAATGCTTGCTCATAAAAAAGTCGGTCGCTCTCTATATCCTGGAGCCCCAGGCAGCCAAACGAACATTACTTGACAGTTCAGCACGCTACTGCTGCCACACCCACCTCTCAGTTGAACTGCTGACTAGGTTGTTGTCAACTTTTTCGTTGTTGTCATGACAGCGCACGCACGTGCTgacc from the Gadus macrocephalus chromosome 20, ASM3116895v1 genome contains:
- the mao gene encoding amine oxidase [flavin-containing]; its protein translation is MTTPNNTYDVIVIGAGISGLSAAKLLKESGLNPLVLEARDRVGGRTFTVRNREAKYVDLGGAYVGPTQNRILRLAKEYGIDTYKVNEEENLLHHYQGKSHGFKGTFPTMWNPLALMDLNNLFKKMDEMGLEIPREAPWRAPHAEEWDKMSMETLFKKLCWTRTARRFATLFVNANVTSEPHEVSALWFLWYIKQCGGIMRIFSTSNGGQERKFVGGSGQISESMARELGDQVLLQSPVCGIDQSGVLVAVETLDHRTYMGNYVIVATPPALNLKMHFNPALPPLRNQLINRVPMGSVIKCMVYYKENFWRKMGFCGTMIIEDEESPIGLTLDDTKPDGSVPAIMGFILARKCRKLSVLSKEERLKKICELYAKVLGTEEALHPIHYEEKNWCEEQYSGGCYTAYYPPGILTQFGRVLREPVDRLFFAGTETATEWSGYMEGAVQSGERAAREILHAMGKIPQNQIWQEEPESLDVVPRPFEETFAERHMPSVGGFLKFLGFTAFLSVATAAVLMAHKKGLCPRR